A window of Nitrospiraceae bacterium contains these coding sequences:
- the urtB gene encoding urea ABC transporter permease subunit UrtB: MKIYLRFAQVALTVIGLLFFVGDSWVRAAEGPTTAPPSPPVEQALAQVTSEDETVREAAIRTLIEQGDVSLLPRLEELRANADRAIRQAIKPLMDLLKNRANLSSDDVGVRRSAATDLGTMGRTVAIPWLEQAATKDPNKWVRYTMEESAALLSLTSDDPSIKISAVQKLGELRSQNGAPSLKELVVAGNAPEATEQQKEIARAAAAAIERIETWNAWSSAIETIFRGISLSSILLIMSLGLAIVFGLMGVINMAHGELMMVGAYATFVTQELFRAYLSPSMFDSYFLLAMPISFLAAAACGLLLEATVIRFLYGRPLETMLATWGVSLVLMQAARVYFGDLTAVVAPNWLSGGAQVMVGVYLPYNRIFIIGLSIVCVVGIYLLLFRSNLGLRVRAVTQNRNMSACLGIPTRKVDAYTFAFGSGLAGVAGWALTLIGNVEPGLGQNYIVDSFMVVVTGGVGKLAGTIVASLGIGGLNKLLEPSFGAVYGKVLILVLVILFLQWRPSGLFAIKGRHAES; the protein is encoded by the coding sequence GTGAAGATTTATCTGCGATTCGCACAGGTCGCTCTAACCGTTATCGGGCTCCTATTCTTCGTTGGTGACAGTTGGGTGAGAGCGGCGGAGGGGCCGACAACGGCCCCTCCGTCCCCTCCCGTAGAGCAGGCTCTCGCTCAAGTGACCAGCGAGGATGAAACGGTTCGTGAAGCAGCGATTCGTACCTTGATTGAGCAAGGGGATGTGAGTCTCTTGCCCAGGTTGGAAGAACTTCGCGCTAACGCGGATCGCGCCATCCGGCAAGCCATCAAGCCTCTGATGGATCTGCTGAAGAATCGGGCGAATCTCTCGAGTGACGATGTTGGCGTCCGGCGATCGGCTGCCACGGATCTCGGTACGATGGGCAGGACCGTCGCGATTCCTTGGTTGGAACAGGCAGCGACGAAGGATCCGAACAAATGGGTGCGCTACACGATGGAGGAGTCTGCCGCGCTGCTGAGTCTCACGTCGGACGATCCGTCGATCAAGATTTCCGCCGTCCAGAAGCTCGGGGAGCTTCGCAGCCAGAACGGCGCGCCAAGCTTGAAAGAACTGGTTGTTGCCGGTAACGCACCCGAGGCGACCGAGCAGCAAAAAGAGATAGCGAGAGCCGCAGCGGCTGCGATCGAGCGCATTGAGACGTGGAATGCATGGTCGAGCGCGATCGAAACAATTTTTCGCGGTATCAGCCTCAGCTCGATACTGCTCATCATGTCACTCGGATTAGCCATTGTGTTCGGACTCATGGGCGTGATCAATATGGCTCATGGCGAGCTGATGATGGTCGGGGCCTACGCGACGTTCGTGACGCAAGAATTGTTTAGAGCCTATCTCTCGCCGTCGATGTTCGATTCGTACTTTCTGCTCGCCATGCCGATTTCCTTTCTTGCCGCAGCAGCGTGTGGCCTTCTACTCGAAGCGACCGTCATCCGATTCCTGTATGGGCGCCCGCTGGAGACGATGCTGGCGACGTGGGGGGTAAGCCTGGTCTTGATGCAGGCGGCGCGCGTCTATTTCGGTGACCTGACGGCGGTGGTGGCACCAAATTGGTTGAGCGGCGGTGCTCAGGTGATGGTCGGAGTCTATCTCCCGTACAATCGAATCTTTATTATCGGATTGTCGATTGTCTGTGTCGTGGGCATCTATCTGCTGCTATTTCGGTCAAACTTGGGCTTACGCGTACGGGCCGTGACACAGAATCGGAACATGAGTGCCTGCTTGGGAATTCCTACGCGCAAGGTCGATGCCTATACCTTTGCCTTCGGTTCGGGGTTGGCAGGAGTGGCCGGTTGGGCTCTGACGCTTATTGGGAATGTGGAGCCAGGGCTGGGCCAAAACTACATCGTCGACTCATTCATGGTCGTGGTCACCGGCGGTGTTGGAAAACTGGCAGGGACAATCGTTGCATCGCTAGGTATCGGCGGCCTGAACAAATTGCTCGAGCCGAGCTTTGGAGCGGTCTATGGCAAAGTGCTGATTCTGGTGTTGGTCATTCTCTTCCTCCAATGGCGCCCATCAGGATTATTTGCTATCAAGGGGCGACATGCCGAGTCTTGA
- the urtA gene encoding urea ABC transporter substrate-binding protein, whose translation MESNDPNKPSIIKEPDTTSMLEAGPSRRDFLVQGARVTAGVGIAALLGNLGNWALSYAADKEPIKIGILHSLSGTMAISEVSLRDVVLMAVEEINAKGGVMGRKIQPVVVDPASNWDLFAEKAKQLLLQDKVTVVFGCWTSVSRKSVLPVFEKNNGLLFYPVQYEGEECSHNVFYTGAAVNQQAVPAVEYLMSKEGGAYKKFYLLGTDYVYPRTTNKILRAMLLAKKVPEANIMEEYTPFHHQDYQTIVGKIKKFAAGGGACVISTINGDSNVPFYKEFANQGLRAEDAPIMAFSVAEDELRGMDTTALVGHLAAWNYYQSVDTPQNKKFVADFKAYCKKNNLPDGEKRVTDDPIEAAYFGVHIWKQAVEKAGSTEVDKVRKAVYGSKFLAPGGEIMMDPANHHTYKPVLIGEILKDGQFKVVSRSKGLVKPEPWSEYTNPEKGCDWVSHQGTYQKK comes from the coding sequence ATGGAATCGAATGACCCTAACAAGCCCAGCATCATCAAGGAGCCGGATACCACGAGTATGCTGGAGGCTGGTCCTTCACGACGAGATTTTTTAGTGCAAGGTGCCAGAGTGACGGCTGGTGTCGGCATTGCCGCGCTTTTGGGCAATCTCGGAAATTGGGCGCTCTCCTATGCAGCTGATAAGGAGCCGATTAAGATCGGCATCCTTCACTCCTTAAGCGGCACGATGGCGATCAGTGAAGTCTCACTGCGCGACGTGGTTCTGATGGCGGTGGAGGAAATCAATGCCAAGGGCGGCGTGATGGGTCGCAAGATCCAGCCGGTCGTCGTCGATCCCGCCTCGAACTGGGACCTCTTCGCTGAAAAGGCCAAACAGCTTTTGTTGCAAGACAAGGTGACCGTGGTGTTTGGCTGCTGGACTTCGGTGAGCCGCAAGTCTGTGCTGCCGGTGTTCGAAAAGAACAACGGGTTGCTCTTCTATCCGGTCCAGTATGAAGGCGAAGAATGCTCGCACAATGTCTTCTATACCGGCGCGGCAGTGAACCAGCAGGCGGTGCCGGCTGTCGAATATCTCATGAGCAAGGAAGGCGGGGCCTACAAGAAGTTTTATCTGTTAGGGACGGACTATGTGTACCCGCGCACGACGAACAAAATTCTGCGCGCCATGTTGCTGGCCAAGAAAGTGCCGGAGGCGAACATCATGGAGGAGTACACACCCTTCCATCACCAGGACTATCAGACCATCGTCGGCAAGATTAAGAAGTTTGCGGCCGGTGGTGGAGCCTGTGTGATCAGTACGATCAACGGCGATAGCAACGTCCCGTTCTACAAGGAGTTTGCCAATCAGGGTCTACGGGCCGAAGATGCGCCGATCATGGCGTTCAGCGTGGCGGAGGACGAGTTGCGGGGTATGGATACCACTGCACTGGTAGGGCACTTGGCTGCGTGGAACTATTACCAGAGCGTCGATACGCCGCAGAACAAGAAGTTCGTGGCGGATTTCAAAGCCTATTGCAAGAAGAACAACTTGCCGGATGGCGAGAAGCGGGTTACCGACGATCCAATTGAGGCGGCCTACTTCGGGGTGCACATCTGGAAACAGGCGGTCGAAAAAGCCGGTTCGACTGAGGTGGATAAGGTCAGGAAGGCAGTATACGGCAGCAAGTTCCTCGCTCCAGGCGGCGAAATCATGATGGACCCGGCCAACCATCACACCTACAAGCCCGTGCTCATCGGAGAAATTCTCAAGGATGGGCAGTTCAAGGTCGTGTCTCGCTCGAAGGGGCTTGTGAAACCCGAACCCTGGAGCGAGTATACGAATCCGGAGAAGGGTTGTGACTGGGTGAGCCATCAGGGCACCTATCAGAAGAAGTGA
- a CDS encoding surface-adhesin E family protein yields the protein MGPLLKLTLGYVFGFWLQMAFLGLNSELAYAEWVPVEKNNQLAGSMTVYVNPDTIDRKGALVMIWQLIDFKTMQGGRSPSRFSSMKMQKQFDCVETRVRLLRVTVFWGNMGTGDPTEAYVEKGNWVLVEPDSVDQALWEVACNKQ from the coding sequence GTGGGACCATTGCTCAAGTTGACTCTGGGTTACGTCTTTGGTTTCTGGCTACAGATGGCGTTCCTGGGGCTTAATAGTGAACTGGCTTATGCGGAGTGGGTCCCGGTTGAGAAAAACAACCAATTGGCCGGATCAATGACAGTGTACGTCAATCCAGATACTATTGATAGGAAAGGGGCTTTGGTGATGATATGGCAATTAATTGACTTTAAGACAATGCAAGGTGGGAGGAGCCCCAGCCGATTTTCGTCTATGAAAATGCAAAAGCAATTCGACTGCGTGGAAACGCGTGTGCGGCTGCTTAGAGTCACGGTCTTCTGGGGCAATATGGGAACCGGTGACCCCACTGAGGCATATGTAGAAAAAGGCAACTGGGTACTAGTTGAACCGGATAGTGTTGACCAAGCTTTGTGGGAAGTTGCTTGCAACAAGCAATGA
- a CDS encoding GAF and ANTAR domain-containing protein: protein MSTKRTLSIDQLEQALREKTREVDVLHRITDSISNTLDLEAVLKHIVEVVVEVTKADACLLYLLSEGRDELILRASKNPHPKLIGRITLGMGEGITGWVARERTRVVIPSNASEDSRFKFFHNLPEDRHQAFVSVPIMAKKEVVGVINVQHKRPKRYRPDELALLSTIANQVGGAIENARLYEQMRRKALQVETLSQVSETVASNRLIEDVLQLLVTMTAQMMNSKICSIMLLDEASGELRIAATQSLSEQYRRKPNLKVGQSISGRAVQERRPIIVADVTQERDYMYPDLARKEGLCSLLSVPMMIREKAVGVINCYTSVPHAFSAEEVKLLQAIANQVAIAIEHTTLLEKSFEMQEALAVRKLLERAKGYLMRSKKLTEEEAFKLIQRQSMDLRKSMREIAEAVLLAGEIEERAEERRR, encoded by the coding sequence ATGTCGACGAAACGAACACTCTCAATCGATCAACTTGAGCAGGCCTTGCGAGAAAAAACCCGCGAAGTCGACGTCTTGCATCGAATCACCGATTCGATCAGCAACACGCTGGATCTCGAAGCGGTCTTGAAACACATCGTGGAGGTGGTCGTAGAAGTGACGAAAGCGGATGCCTGTCTCCTGTATCTTCTTTCTGAAGGTCGGGACGAGTTGATTCTGCGAGCGTCGAAGAATCCTCATCCCAAATTAATCGGAAGGATCACGCTCGGAATGGGGGAGGGCATCACAGGATGGGTGGCTCGTGAACGGACTCGGGTCGTGATCCCAAGCAATGCCAGTGAAGACTCGCGCTTTAAGTTCTTCCATAATCTTCCAGAGGATCGCCATCAAGCGTTCGTATCGGTCCCGATCATGGCAAAGAAGGAAGTCGTTGGAGTCATCAATGTCCAACACAAACGCCCCAAACGGTACCGGCCTGATGAGTTGGCTCTTCTTTCGACGATCGCCAATCAGGTCGGTGGAGCCATCGAGAACGCTCGCCTCTACGAACAGATGAGGCGCAAGGCTTTGCAAGTGGAAACGTTGTCGCAAGTGTCGGAGACAGTCGCATCGAATCGATTGATCGAAGATGTGTTACAGCTTCTCGTCACGATGACGGCACAGATGATGAACTCGAAAATCTGTTCGATCATGCTACTGGACGAAGCAAGTGGTGAGTTGAGAATCGCGGCGACGCAGAGTCTCAGCGAACAATATCGGCGAAAACCCAATCTGAAAGTCGGCCAAAGCATCAGCGGGCGTGCCGTGCAAGAACGGCGGCCGATTATCGTCGCCGATGTCACACAAGAGCGAGATTACATGTATCCGGATCTGGCGCGAAAAGAGGGGCTCTGCTCGCTCCTCTCCGTTCCGATGATGATTCGGGAAAAAGCCGTGGGAGTGATTAATTGCTATACGTCCGTTCCCCATGCGTTTTCGGCGGAGGAAGTAAAGCTGTTACAGGCCATCGCGAATCAAGTGGCCATTGCGATTGAGCACACCACGCTCCTGGAAAAATCCTTTGAGATGCAGGAAGCGCTGGCTGTCCGAAAGTTGTTGGAACGGGCGAAGGGATACCTGATGCGCTCAAAGAAGCTAACGGAGGAGGAGGCCTTCAAATTGATCCAGCGGCAGAGCATGGACCTTCGGAAATCCATGCGGGAAATTGCCGAGGCCGTGTTATTAGCCGGGGAGATCGAGGAACGGGCAGAAGAGCGACGAAGGTAG
- the aroB gene encoding 3-dehydroquinate synthase yields MRTELEQIIPVALGERSYDIVIRPGLLLEAGERLTNLVQGRRVGVVTDRHVARHYLPATLRSLKSAGFDPAPIVLAPGERTKTLSTVGAILDELARNKFERKSFLIALGGGVIGDLTGFAAAIYQRGIPFVQVPTTLVAQVDSSVGGKTGVDHPLGKNLFGAFHQPRAVLIDPVTLRTLPRREWVAGIAEVIKYGIIADEAFFSFLEQSIASLLQLDERTVLRVISRSCEIKAQVVADDERESDRRRILNYGHTIGHALESLAGYRGMIHGEAVGIGLVQEADLAHHLGLCQREVVERIRKLVGCAGLAETIPSVSFRSLWAAMQHDKKVLNGQVIGVWPVRIGEVVIRPLDRRACEEWYHSRFGRNDHSKPRRRSRMNRSSIRRGRRG; encoded by the coding sequence ATGAGAACAGAACTTGAGCAAATCATTCCCGTGGCATTAGGAGAGAGAAGCTACGACATTGTCATTCGACCTGGCCTTCTCCTGGAGGCAGGAGAACGCCTCACAAATCTGGTGCAAGGCCGACGAGTCGGTGTTGTTACGGATCGCCACGTGGCCAGGCACTATTTACCGGCAACACTCAGATCACTGAAAAGCGCAGGGTTCGATCCTGCTCCCATCGTACTGGCGCCCGGCGAGCGAACAAAGACATTGTCGACAGTCGGGGCCATTCTTGATGAGCTGGCCAGGAACAAATTCGAACGAAAGTCATTTCTGATCGCGCTGGGCGGAGGAGTCATCGGTGACTTGACAGGCTTTGCGGCGGCAATCTATCAGCGGGGTATTCCCTTTGTGCAAGTGCCAACGACGTTAGTTGCTCAAGTAGATTCCAGTGTGGGAGGAAAAACAGGGGTTGATCATCCGTTGGGAAAGAATCTCTTCGGTGCGTTTCATCAGCCGAGAGCCGTCCTGATCGATCCCGTCACGCTTCGAACGCTTCCACGCCGCGAATGGGTAGCCGGGATCGCGGAAGTCATCAAGTACGGCATCATCGCCGACGAAGCGTTTTTTTCGTTTCTCGAACAATCCATCGCATCATTGCTTCAGCTCGACGAGCGAACAGTATTGCGGGTGATCTCACGGTCGTGTGAAATTAAAGCGCAAGTCGTTGCCGATGATGAGCGAGAATCGGATCGACGGCGCATCCTCAATTATGGCCACACGATCGGTCATGCGCTGGAATCCCTTGCGGGATATCGGGGGATGATTCATGGCGAAGCGGTGGGGATCGGATTGGTTCAAGAAGCGGACCTCGCGCACCATTTGGGGCTCTGCCAACGCGAGGTCGTCGAGAGAATCAGGAAGTTGGTCGGTTGCGCCGGTCTTGCAGAAACGATTCCGAGCGTGTCGTTCCGATCACTCTGGGCGGCCATGCAGCACGATAAAAAGGTATTGAATGGCCAGGTAATCGGAGTATGGCCGGTGCGCATCGGAGAGGTGGTGATTCGGCCGCTGGACCGACGAGCCTGCGAAGAGTGGTACCACAGCCGCTTTGGACGTAACGACCACTCGAAGCCTCGTCGCCGGTCAAGAATGAATCGTTCCAGTATTAGACGCGGGAGGCGCGGGTAA
- the pilQ gene encoding type IV pilus secretin PilQ has product MKPTTCGTNNLVRVWGTVGVVGLLMLMPPVGARATLPSDEAAAVGDRATTIEPRPVEALPAQMLTGLDLRREQNAVTVVISGDGKISHEARLLDERRLVVDIPQVASALPKPMMAVHHSVLTRIRLGYHPDKVRVVMDLASPATFSVEPQGTQLLIRLTEDTPSHVVPTNGASEAVSPSDRATEPQIEQEPGRVWQNPKHARAVPAIKRTSVRLQVRPVQMTSDGDSGNKGVPKDDLVLGETRYVGRRISLDFQQADISNVLRLIAEVSGFNIVIGEGVKSKVTMKLVSVPWDQALDMILKMNGLGQIKQGNILWVDSLANIAKQQDEEARAKDAKTKAEELVDRVFYIRNLQSQELMTALMRYLSPRGVMQQSQGSNALIVRDTESRMATIKQLIEGLDLQVPQVQIEARIVEADTVYTRGLGIQWGVSNQNITGSNFSGVGNITGPYVPGAGTTPTSIPTDFIVNLPAQVSGLPAVPTIGYTFGKLPLGFALDLRLSAGELLGLSKVIAAPKIITLDKQEAKISQGESIPFQTTSLQGTQTTFVDANLELNVTPQITSRDPKETGKLIRMRVRTTRNAVGARSNPAGPSIDRREATTQVNVRDGETMVIGGIFIDTQNNNVQGIPYLSRIPVLGWLFKNKSESVSKQELLIFLTPQIVQT; this is encoded by the coding sequence ATGAAACCAACGACGTGCGGAACAAACAATCTGGTTCGTGTATGGGGAACCGTGGGGGTTGTGGGCCTCCTGATGCTGATGCCTCCGGTAGGGGCTCGAGCGACCCTGCCGAGCGACGAAGCGGCTGCAGTGGGGGATCGTGCTACCACCATTGAACCGAGGCCAGTTGAGGCGCTGCCCGCCCAAATGTTGACCGGCCTGGATCTCCGCCGCGAGCAAAACGCGGTGACCGTGGTGATCTCAGGAGATGGAAAGATTTCTCATGAAGCGCGACTTCTCGATGAACGCAGGCTCGTCGTTGATATTCCGCAAGTGGCATCTGCATTACCGAAACCAATGATGGCAGTTCATCATTCCGTTTTGACGAGGATTCGCCTCGGTTATCATCCCGATAAAGTCCGAGTAGTGATGGATTTGGCAAGCCCTGCCACATTTTCTGTCGAACCGCAGGGAACGCAGCTGCTGATCAGATTGACCGAGGACACGCCGAGTCACGTCGTTCCAACGAATGGGGCGTCTGAAGCCGTATCGCCGTCGGATCGCGCCACAGAACCACAAATAGAACAGGAACCAGGGCGGGTCTGGCAGAATCCGAAACATGCGCGAGCCGTCCCTGCCATTAAGCGGACGTCGGTACGGCTCCAGGTTCGTCCGGTCCAAATGACGAGTGACGGGGATAGTGGGAATAAGGGGGTGCCGAAAGACGATCTTGTCCTTGGAGAAACACGGTATGTGGGGCGCCGCATCTCGCTGGACTTCCAACAGGCTGACATCAGCAATGTTTTACGGCTGATTGCTGAAGTCAGTGGTTTCAACATCGTAATCGGCGAGGGCGTGAAGAGCAAGGTCACGATGAAATTGGTGAGCGTACCCTGGGATCAGGCACTCGACATGATCTTGAAGATGAATGGTCTAGGACAAATCAAGCAGGGGAACATTCTTTGGGTCGACTCACTGGCAAATATCGCCAAACAGCAGGATGAAGAAGCGCGGGCGAAGGATGCCAAGACGAAAGCGGAAGAATTGGTTGACCGGGTCTTCTATATTAGGAATTTGCAATCGCAAGAACTCATGACGGCCTTGATGCGGTACCTGAGCCCACGGGGCGTCATGCAGCAGAGCCAGGGAAGCAATGCACTGATCGTCCGCGATACCGAATCAAGGATGGCGACCATCAAGCAGCTCATCGAAGGCCTCGACCTTCAAGTCCCTCAGGTTCAGATTGAGGCGAGAATCGTCGAGGCGGATACTGTCTATACCAGGGGGCTTGGGATTCAGTGGGGAGTCTCGAATCAGAACATTACCGGTAGCAATTTCAGTGGCGTCGGAAATATTACAGGGCCATATGTTCCCGGAGCGGGAACAACGCCCACATCCATTCCGACGGACTTCATTGTGAACTTGCCGGCCCAAGTTTCTGGATTGCCGGCTGTGCCGACAATCGGCTATACATTTGGCAAGTTACCACTGGGCTTCGCGTTGGATCTGCGGCTTTCAGCCGGAGAATTGCTCGGCTTGTCGAAGGTCATCGCTGCTCCCAAGATCATCACACTGGATAAGCAAGAAGCAAAGATCTCGCAGGGCGAGTCGATACCATTTCAGACAACCTCATTACAGGGTACCCAGACCACCTTTGTGGATGCCAATCTGGAATTGAACGTGACGCCTCAAATCACCTCCAGAGATCCGAAGGAGACGGGGAAGCTGATTAGGATGAGGGTCCGGACTACTCGGAACGCGGTCGGGGCCAGAAGCAACCCGGCCGGCCCGAGTATTGATCGGCGCGAGGCCACCACCCAGGTGAATGTTCGTGACGGCGAGACCATGGTGATCGGCGGGATATTCATCGACACGCAGAACAACAATGTGCAAGGGATTCCGTACTTGTCCCGTATCCCGGTGCTCGGATGGTTGTTCAAGAACAAATCTGAAAGTGTGTCGAAGCAAGAGCTCTTGATTTTCTTGACGCCTCAAATCGTCCAGACCTAA
- a CDS encoding pilus assembly protein PilP — protein sequence MTKIATGIGTVGVAMLIMLGEPVWAGTDLIATMKQIGPMRQDSVKAPAVTDVGRQTPSPAVAASVGDSTAGASEGAPSPESATTPRSYDPSGRRDPFAPIVQQLGLGPVDQTLPPLQRVGLTEMNLIAIVWGSYGYTAMVQMPDGNGYAVRRGTRIGPNNGVVSAITEKGIIVQERFTDVYGKKQEREYVKLLHPKEGVE from the coding sequence ATGACAAAGATTGCGACGGGAATTGGCACGGTAGGAGTGGCAATGTTGATCATGCTCGGGGAGCCCGTGTGGGCCGGTACAGACCTGATTGCGACGATGAAGCAGATTGGGCCTATGAGGCAAGATTCCGTCAAGGCACCTGCTGTGACCGATGTTGGGAGACAGACACCGTCACCAGCAGTCGCAGCGTCTGTTGGAGATTCGACTGCCGGGGCTAGCGAAGGGGCGCCCTCTCCTGAGTCGGCGACCACACCACGCTCGTATGATCCATCGGGCCGTCGGGATCCGTTCGCTCCCATCGTCCAGCAATTGGGGCTCGGTCCGGTCGATCAAACCCTACCTCCTCTGCAACGAGTCGGTCTGACAGAAATGAATCTCATCGCCATTGTGTGGGGGTCTTACGGATACACCGCGATGGTTCAGATGCCGGACGGAAACGGCTATGCCGTGCGGCGTGGAACACGGATCGGCCCCAATAACGGGGTCGTGAGCGCGATTACGGAGAAGGGCATTATCGTTCAAGAGCGGTTTACGGATGTCTATGGGAAAAAACAGGAGCGAGAATATGTCAAGCTCCTCCATCCGAAAGAGGGCGTAGAATGA
- the pilO gene encoding type 4a pilus biogenesis protein PilO encodes MKLPELNIDVLRTIPLLQKVGLLALVLAGILVAFYYQIVEPKSAEIEGLQGDIAKLDTEIQTLTIKVKHLDELIAASKQLEIELAKKKERLPPEEEAVMLLKQVSDLGVRLGLDIRLWRPGTKTEDASKLFVRMPVNVEVSGGYHTAAIFFDRINSLPRIITVSGLKMGSPKIEKGRVVTQTVFDLVAYAAPQENKVVAAVPAAAPKK; translated from the coding sequence ATGAAATTACCAGAGCTCAACATTGACGTTCTTCGAACCATTCCGTTGTTGCAGAAAGTAGGGCTTCTCGCGCTCGTCCTGGCCGGCATCCTGGTTGCGTTTTACTATCAAATCGTGGAGCCCAAGTCTGCAGAAATCGAAGGACTTCAAGGAGACATTGCAAAGCTGGACACTGAAATTCAAACGTTGACCATCAAAGTCAAACATCTTGATGAGTTGATTGCTGCGAGCAAGCAGCTGGAGATCGAACTAGCCAAGAAGAAGGAACGGCTTCCTCCGGAAGAGGAAGCGGTGATGCTTTTGAAACAGGTATCTGACCTGGGCGTGCGCTTGGGGTTGGATATCAGGTTATGGAGGCCGGGTACCAAGACGGAAGACGCGTCGAAACTGTTCGTTCGCATGCCTGTCAATGTCGAGGTGTCCGGCGGGTATCACACTGCGGCAATTTTCTTCGATCGTATCAACAGTCTTCCGCGAATCATCACTGTGTCTGGGTTGAAAATGGGATCGCCGAAGATTGAAAAGGGACGAGTGGTGACGCAAACCGTGTTTGATCTCGTGGCGTATGCGGCGCCACAAGAAAACAAAGTTGTCGCTGCAGTGCCGGCTGCAGCTCCGAAGAAGTAA
- a CDS encoding PilN domain-containing protein, whose protein sequence is MIRINLLPGPKGRQAKPQYDVRAQALLGVGLVVITLAGCWWYSTALDTELEGKHAEKQDKEKQVAQLKEQVKQVADFEQRKKILEDKNRIIDQLEKSRVGPVKVLDHVSQSLEPLKLWLVRVGINGQNIELEGRAMTNDDVVEFVNNLRRTDYFMNIDLQESKAATESQVNLYQFKLNFRLKS, encoded by the coding sequence ATGATCCGAATTAATCTATTGCCTGGGCCCAAAGGGCGGCAGGCGAAGCCGCAGTATGATGTCAGGGCTCAGGCTTTATTGGGTGTCGGACTCGTGGTGATTACTCTAGCAGGATGCTGGTGGTATTCCACGGCACTCGATACGGAGCTTGAAGGCAAGCATGCAGAAAAGCAGGATAAGGAAAAGCAGGTTGCACAGCTCAAAGAACAGGTCAAACAAGTTGCGGACTTCGAACAACGCAAGAAAATATTGGAAGATAAGAATCGAATCATCGACCAACTGGAAAAATCACGCGTTGGTCCAGTGAAAGTGCTGGATCATGTCAGCCAAAGTTTGGAGCCGTTGAAGCTGTGGTTAGTCAGAGTGGGGATAAACGGACAAAATATTGAGCTTGAGGGTCGTGCGATGACGAACGACGACGTAGTGGAATTCGTTAATAACCTTCGCCGCACGGACTACTTCATGAATATCGATCTTCAGGAGAGTAAGGCTGCCACGGAGAGCCAGGTCAATCTCTATCAGTTTAAGCTCAACTTCCGTCTGAAGAGTTAA
- the pilM gene encoding type IV pilus assembly protein PilM, with the protein MLSSLKSLVETDIVSMLTPKRQLVGLDIGSSGIKLVQLKENRGRYVLQKFGVKPLEPEVIVDGTVMDEGRVVSAIRELFEELNVKVKQVAVSISGHAVIIKKISLPPMPDEELEGQVRLAAEQYIPFDINEVNIDFHVLPPAEGGSDAQGEMSVILVAAKKDKINELTELVKGAGLLPLVMDVDAFAIENMHGVNYPVAQDETTALVNIGASVMNVNIVRGGTSLFTRDIPIGGNRYTEAIQRELGMSYEDAEATKKGERSAGANQEAVNGVIDSVNAEVASEIARTIDYFKSTMTDSDIQQVLLCGGGSRAKGLVQQLHDRMQVPVEIANPFNEVDTSGSDFDQETLADLGPLAAVSMGLALRSVGDR; encoded by the coding sequence ATGCTGAGTTCACTCAAGAGTTTAGTTGAAACAGATATTGTCTCGATGCTGACGCCGAAACGTCAGCTCGTCGGGCTCGATATCGGATCAAGCGGCATCAAGCTGGTTCAGCTGAAGGAGAATCGTGGGCGGTACGTGTTGCAGAAGTTCGGGGTAAAACCGCTTGAGCCGGAAGTCATCGTTGACGGAACCGTAATGGATGAAGGCCGGGTCGTTTCGGCCATTCGTGAGTTGTTTGAAGAGCTCAACGTTAAGGTGAAGCAGGTGGCAGTGTCCATATCGGGCCACGCGGTGATTATTAAGAAGATCAGTCTACCACCCATGCCGGATGAGGAATTGGAAGGCCAGGTGAGGCTCGCGGCGGAACAGTACATTCCGTTCGATATCAATGAGGTCAACATCGATTTTCACGTTCTGCCTCCAGCTGAGGGAGGAAGCGACGCGCAAGGCGAGATGTCGGTCATCTTAGTTGCGGCTAAGAAGGATAAAATCAACGAGTTGACCGAACTCGTGAAAGGAGCAGGGCTGTTACCCTTGGTCATGGACGTCGATGCTTTTGCCATCGAGAATATGCACGGGGTTAACTACCCCGTTGCACAGGACGAGACGACCGCGCTTGTCAACATTGGCGCCAGCGTGATGAACGTCAACATCGTTCGAGGTGGAACATCTCTGTTTACCCGCGACATTCCGATTGGTGGGAATCGATACACGGAGGCGATCCAACGGGAGTTGGGAATGTCCTACGAGGATGCCGAGGCCACAAAGAAAGGCGAACGTTCAGCTGGGGCCAACCAAGAAGCAGTCAATGGTGTCATCGACAGTGTGAATGCCGAGGTAGCATCGGAAATCGCGAGGACGATCGATTATTTCAAGTCAACCATGACGGATTCAGACATTCAGCAGGTTCTCTTGTGTGGGGGAGGCTCGCGGGCCAAGGGACTTGTCCAACAGCTTCATGACCGCATGCAGGTTCCTGTCGAGATCGCCAATCCCTTCAATGAAGTGGATACCTCGGGCAGTGATTTTGACCAGGAAACTTTGGCCGACCTCGGACCCCTTGCTGCTGTGAGTATGGGACTCGCGCTCAGATCGGTAGGAGACCGATGA